The Nitriliruptor alkaliphilus DSM 45188 genome includes a region encoding these proteins:
- a CDS encoding carboxymuconolactone decarboxylase family protein, producing the protein MSFPTFTRVAVLLLAVSQLLTGLWAVLAPRGFYDRFPGLGAPWVAVDGPYNAHLVGDAGAGFLATGVALLIAGVWLHRPVVLVALAAYLAHGVPHAAYHLRAPAPALALADQIASTVPLVLSVLVAAGLLIAWLRTDAPRRLPAGTADGSAEVTVVAGRPRDPLLAVAFAVARRRTGAVPTSWRVLARVPRLARAHILGDAAHQTTRTVPAELGALATLRAATLVECAFCIDILSAAAWHEGVSEEQVHALGRWRDSEVFDADERLVLTLTDALTDTPAVVDGALREQLIDRFGEEGLIELASTIAHENARARANRALGVAPQGFATAAGCPLPLPASA; encoded by the coding sequence GTGTCCTTCCCGACGTTCACACGCGTGGCCGTGCTGCTGCTCGCGGTCAGCCAGCTGCTGACCGGCCTGTGGGCGGTGCTCGCGCCGCGGGGGTTCTACGACCGCTTCCCCGGCCTCGGCGCACCCTGGGTGGCGGTCGACGGTCCGTACAACGCCCACCTCGTCGGTGACGCCGGCGCGGGGTTCCTGGCCACCGGGGTCGCCCTACTGATCGCCGGGGTGTGGCTGCACCGACCCGTGGTGCTCGTGGCGCTGGCCGCCTACCTGGCTCACGGGGTCCCGCACGCGGCCTACCACCTGCGAGCGCCGGCGCCTGCGTTGGCGCTGGCCGATCAGATCGCCTCGACGGTGCCGCTGGTGCTGAGCGTCCTGGTCGCGGCCGGGCTGCTGATCGCCTGGCTGCGCACGGATGCACCACGCCGGCTACCGGCGGGCACCGCGGACGGGAGCGCCGAGGTCACCGTCGTCGCGGGCCGGCCACGCGACCCGCTGCTGGCTGTGGCCTTCGCCGTCGCCCGGCGGCGCACGGGTGCGGTGCCGACGTCGTGGCGCGTGCTCGCGCGGGTCCCGCGCCTGGCCCGGGCCCACATCCTCGGCGATGCGGCCCACCAGACGACACGGACGGTGCCGGCGGAGCTCGGGGCACTGGCCACGTTGCGGGCCGCGACGCTCGTCGAGTGCGCGTTCTGCATCGACATCCTGTCCGCTGCAGCCTGGCACGAGGGCGTGTCCGAGGAGCAGGTCCATGCGCTCGGGCGCTGGCGCGACAGCGAGGTGTTCGACGCCGACGAGCGCCTCGTCCTCACGCTCACCGACGCGTTGACGGACACGCCGGCCGTGGTGGATGGTGCGCTGCGTGAGCAGCTGATCGATCGCTTCGGCGAGGAAGGGCTCATCGAGTTGGCGAGCACGATCGCGCACGAGAACGCCCGCGCTCGTGCCAACCGGGCGCTCGGGGTCGCGCCCCAGGGGTTCGCGACCGCCGCCGGGTGCCCCCTGCCGCTCCCGGCGTCCGCGTGA